One window of Cervus elaphus chromosome 2, mCerEla1.1, whole genome shotgun sequence genomic DNA carries:
- the LOC122706418 gene encoding MLV-related proviral Env polyprotein-like, translated as MRDSLLWVTLGVLGVLEKGGHTYQNPHQPFQVTWILKNGETYEELNRTTATQPKDKWWPDLYFNLTKLIEQSGYSKCRVRSLGFYACPGHQRENIKTCEGMVSRYCKSWGCVTSNDGYRKWSVTRPDLINMSFTGPLPKSDWQGRPSNPGQCSDQIRLSFTQQGRTENRWISGLSWGVVIYDTYGTGSNSATLYVQQVLQPAQTHVMGPNQIITPPRPSPQGTNAANVVTSPTPTPSLQLTQTDPPETQEPLWALIKETYGALNHSNPNATQSCWLCYTSHPPYYEAVGLNATYNLSTLSNPPQCSWGDRKVGLTMKQVWGSGTCLGTVPTDKQTLCAQTDNDTNFTDKTYVIPEIGGWWICSRTGLTPCLHLAVFDQSREFCVMVVVVPKITYHPEEVLYNFWDQDTPAPRHKREPVTAITLATLFALGAAGTGTGIASLTTQHQGLITLRVAIDEDIARIEKSMMALEKSLTSLSEVVLQNR; from the coding sequence ATGCGGGACTCTCTACTCTGGGTTACTCTGGGGGTACTGGGGGTCCTGGAAAAAGGGGGGCACACCTACCAAAACCCCCACCAGCCTTTTCAAGTCACATGGATCTTAAAAAATGGAGAGACCTACGAAGAGCTAAACCGGACCACAGCCACCCAACCGAAAGATAAGTGGTGGCCGGACTTATATTTTAACCTTACAAAATTAATCGAACAATCAGGATACTCCAAGTGTAGGGTCAGGTCTCTCGGGTTTTATGCCTGCCCGGGACATCAGCGAGAAAACATAAAAACCTGTGAGGGAATGGTGAGCCGCTACTGTAAATCCTGGGGCTGTGTCACTTCCAATGATGGGTATCGGAAGTGGTCGGTGACCAGGCCAGACCTGATCAATATGTCCTTCACGGGTCCTCTTCCAAAATCAGATTGGCAGGGACGACCCTCCAACCCAGGGCAATGCAGCGACCAGATCCGACTATCATTCACACAGCAGGGACGGACTGAAAATAGATGGATTTCCGGGCTGTCCTGGGGGGTAGTGATATATGATACCTATGGTACGGGAAGCAATAGTGCAACATTGTATGTTCAGCAAGTCCTACAACCCGCCCAGACCCATGTTATGGGGCCCAACCAGATTATTACACCCCCCCGCCCCTCACCACAAGGGACAAATGCCGCAAATGTTGTGACCTCGCCTACCCCTACCCCCTCTCttcagctaacccagacagaccCACCAGAAACCCAAGAACCCCTGTGGGCCTTGATCAAAGAAACCTACGGGGCCCTTAACCACTCCAATCCTAATGCGACTCAATCCTGCTGGCTTTGCTACACCTCACACCCACCTTACTACGAGGCCGTGGGTTTAAATGCCACCTACAACTTATCCACTCTCTCTAACCCACCACAGTGCTCTTGGGGAGACCGCAAGGTGGGCCTTACCATGAAACAAGTATGGGGTTCGGGGACCTGCTTAGGCACGGTTCCTACAGATAAACAAACCCTGTGCGCCCAGACTGACAATGACACCAACTTCACCGATAAGACCTACGTTATTCCCGAAATCGGGGGGTGGTGGATATGCTCACGGACTGGGCTGACGCCCTGTCTCCATTTGGCTGTCTTCGACCAGAGCAGAGAATTCTGTGTCATGGTAGTAGTAGTACCCAAGATTACATACCACCCAGAAGAGGTCCTCTACAACTTTTGGGACCAAGATACCCCAGCTCCCAGACATAAGAGGGAGCCTGTTACAGCTATTACTCTAGCAACACTGTTCGCCCTGGGGGCGGCCGGAACGGGCACGGGCATTGCTTCCCTGACTACACAACATCAGGGCCTAATCACCCTGAGAGTCGCCATTGATGAAGACATTGCAAGAATAGAAAAGTCTATGATGGCCTTGGAAAAATCCCTAACCTCTTTGTCAGAAGTGGTGTTACAGAACAGATGA